TCTGGCCCGCCAGCGCGCCCTCGCCGCCCTGCAAACCCATCAGGCCGAGCGCGCCCAGGCGCAGAGCAAACTCGACCAGCAGGCCAGCCTGATTGCCGCCAGCCAGGCCGATGTAGCCGCCAGCCAGGCCACGCTGGATCGCGCCCGGCTCGATCTCGGCCGTGCTCAGACCCTGCGCAAGCCGGGCTATGTTTCCGAAGAGCGCGTCACCACCCTGGCCGCCGACAACCGCGTGGCCCGCTCACAACTGGCCAAGGCTCAGGCCGATCTGCAGGCGCAGCGCCAGCAGGTGTCCAGCCTGGAAGCCGAACTCAAGCGCCTGGATGCGCTGATTCTTTCCGCCCAGGCCGATCTGGAACAGGCCGATCTCAACCTCTCGCGCACGCAGATTCATGCGCCGATCAGCGGCATAGTTGGCCAGCGCTCGGCTCGTGAAGGCCAGGTGGTACAGAGTGGCGCCTACCTGCTGTCGCTGGTGCCGGATCAGGACATCTGGATCCAGGCCAACTTCAAGGAAACCCAGATTGGCCGCATGCGCCCGGGACAGACGGCCGAACTGTTGTTCGACAGTTTCCCGGACACACCCATCGAAGGCCGCATCGACAGCCTGTTCGCCGCCTCCGGCGCGCAGTTCAGCCTGCTGCCGCCGGACAATGCCACGGGCAACTTCACCAAGGTGGTACAGCGCATCCCGGTCAAGCTGACCCTGGCCGCCGACAATCCGTTGCGCGGGCTGATCCGCCCCGGCATGTCGGTGGAGGTCACCGTGGACCTGCGTAGCGACGAAAGCCATGGCGGGTGATGCGCTGATCCGCCCCACGGCGGAGCCCAGCCGCCGCGACTGGATCGCGGTGATGAGCGCCATGCTCGGCGCCTTCATGGCGGTGCTGGATATCCAGATCACCAACTCATCGCTGAAGGACATCCAGGGCGCGCTGTCCGCCACGCTTGAGGAAGGCTCGTGGATCTCCACCTCTTACCTGGTGGCCGAGATCATCATGATCCCGCTGACCGCCTGGCTGGTGCAGCTGCTCTCGGCCCGACGCTTGGCGGTGTGGGTTTCGGTAGGTTTCCTGTTCGCCTCGCTGCTCTGCTCCATGGCATGGAGCCTGGAGAGCATGATCGTGTTCCGCGCGCTGCAGGGCTTCACCGGCGGCGCGCTGATCCCGCTGGCGTTCACCATGACGCTGATCAAGCTGCCCGAACACCACCGGGCCAAGGGCATGGCGCTGTTCGCCATTACTGCCACCTTCGCGCCGTCCATCGGACCGACGCTGGGCGGCTGGCTGACGGAGAACTGGGGCTGGGAATACATCTTCT
The sequence above is drawn from the Pseudomonas sp. Z8(2022) genome and encodes:
- a CDS encoding HlyD family secretion protein, with the translated sequence MPAKLQRRLIVFVILLALIAGALLAHWLLVGRYHESTDNAYVQGEITRVSSQLNARIEKVLVRDNQHVQAGQLLAVLEDADFRLARQRALAALQTHQAERAQAQSKLDQQASLIAASQADVAASQATLDRARLDLGRAQTLRKPGYVSEERVTTLAADNRVARSQLAKAQADLQAQRQQVSSLEAELKRLDALILSAQADLEQADLNLSRTQIHAPISGIVGQRSAREGQVVQSGAYLLSLVPDQDIWIQANFKETQIGRMRPGQTAELLFDSFPDTPIEGRIDSLFAASGAQFSLLPPDNATGNFTKVVQRIPVKLTLAADNPLRGLIRPGMSVEVTVDLRSDESHGG